In the genome of Myxococcus stipitatus, one region contains:
- a CDS encoding GlxA family transcriptional regulator has product MASEPSLTRIAVLALDGCVASSVMGPLDVFAMANLLSQEQGQEAPFAAELVSPRPGPARSFHGLMLAAARVPDASERFDVVLVPAAVGNVEGLVAEQAAATWLQGQHERGAKLAAVCAGVFLLAETGLLEGREATTHWGLAQRFAARYPRVSLKPELLLVDLGDVLTAGGVTAYLDLSLHLVSKLASPELAALCAKMLLVEPGRRFQAPYAVHAAPRDHGDSAVLRAQEWLEAHLHGPVTLTGAASAASLGERTLLRRFRKATGDTPLDYVQRLRIEAARRLLETTPRTVEDISLAVGYADTTAFRRRFKARTGLTPDAYRRRFALR; this is encoded by the coding sequence ATGGCCTCCGAGCCCTCCTTGACGCGCATCGCGGTGCTGGCCCTGGATGGATGTGTCGCGTCCAGCGTCATGGGTCCCCTGGACGTGTTCGCCATGGCGAACCTCCTGAGCCAGGAGCAGGGCCAGGAGGCGCCCTTCGCCGCGGAGCTCGTGTCGCCGCGCCCCGGCCCCGCCCGGAGCTTCCATGGCCTGATGCTCGCGGCGGCGCGTGTCCCGGACGCCTCCGAGCGCTTCGACGTCGTCCTCGTTCCCGCGGCCGTGGGCAACGTGGAGGGCCTCGTCGCCGAACAGGCCGCCGCGACCTGGCTTCAGGGGCAGCATGAGCGCGGCGCGAAGCTCGCGGCCGTCTGCGCTGGCGTCTTCCTGCTCGCGGAGACAGGGCTCCTGGAGGGACGAGAGGCCACCACGCACTGGGGACTCGCCCAGCGCTTCGCGGCGCGCTACCCCCGCGTGTCGCTCAAGCCCGAGCTGCTCCTGGTGGACCTCGGTGATGTGCTCACCGCGGGCGGCGTCACCGCGTATCTCGACCTCTCGCTCCACCTGGTCTCGAAGCTGGCGTCACCCGAGCTGGCGGCGCTCTGCGCGAAGATGCTCCTGGTGGAGCCGGGCCGCAGGTTCCAGGCCCCCTACGCGGTGCATGCCGCGCCCCGAGACCATGGCGACTCCGCCGTGCTGCGCGCACAGGAATGGCTGGAGGCACACCTGCACGGGCCCGTGACGCTGACCGGCGCGGCCAGTGCCGCGAGCCTGGGGGAACGGACCCTCTTGCGCAGGTTCCGCAAGGCCACGGGCGACACACCACTCGACTACGTGCAGCGGCTGCGCATCGAGGCCGCGCGACGACTGCTCGAGACCACGCCACGCACCGTGGAGGACATCTCCCTGGCCGTGGGCTACGCGGACACCACCGCGTTCCGCCGCCGATTCAAGGCGCGCACCGGACTGACGCCCGATGCCTACCGTCGACGCTTCGCGCTGCGCTGA